From one Planktothrix agardhii NIES-204 genomic stretch:
- the psbDII_1 gene encoding photosystem II reaction center D2 protein — protein sequence MTIAVERPQVERGVFDVLDDWLKRDRFVFVGWSGVLLFPCAYLALGGWLTGTTFVTSWYTHGLASSYLEGCNFITAAVSSPANSLGHSLLFLWGPEAQWDFTRWCQLGGLWAFVALHGAFALIGFCLRQLEIARLVGIRPYNAIAFTGPIAVFVSVFLMYPLGQSSWFFGPSFGVAGIFRFILFLQGFHNWTLNPFHMMGVAGILGGALLCAIHGATVENTLFEDGDTANTFRAFEPTQAEETYSMVTANRFWSQIFGIAFSNKRWLHFFMLFVPVTGLWMSSIGIVGLALNLRAYDFVSQELRAAEDPEFETFYTKNILLNEGLRAWMAPADQPHENFIFPEEVLPRGNAL from the coding sequence ATGACTATAGCAGTCGAAAGGCCGCAGGTTGAAAGAGGCGTCTTTGACGTCCTCGACGACTGGCTCAAACGCGATCGCTTTGTCTTCGTGGGTTGGTCAGGAGTTCTATTGTTCCCCTGCGCTTATCTAGCCCTCGGTGGCTGGTTAACCGGAACAACCTTTGTAACTTCCTGGTACACCCACGGTTTAGCAAGCTCTTATTTAGAAGGCTGCAACTTTATAACAGCCGCCGTCAGTAGTCCCGCTAACAGTTTAGGACATTCCTTACTGTTCCTCTGGGGGCCGGAAGCTCAGTGGGACTTCACCCGTTGGTGTCAACTGGGCGGTTTATGGGCTTTTGTGGCTCTGCACGGTGCTTTCGCGCTGATCGGCTTTTGTCTGCGTCAGTTGGAAATTGCTCGTTTAGTCGGCATTCGTCCCTATAATGCGATCGCCTTTACTGGCCCAATTGCGGTATTTGTCAGTGTATTTCTGATGTACCCCTTGGGTCAGTCCAGTTGGTTTTTTGGCCCTAGCTTTGGGGTAGCCGGAATCTTCCGGTTTATTCTGTTCCTACAAGGCTTCCATAACTGGACGCTGAACCCCTTCCACATGATGGGAGTGGCGGGAATTTTGGGTGGTGCGCTATTGTGCGCTATTCACGGAGCGACGGTGGAAAATACTCTGTTTGAAGATGGAGATACAGCCAATACTTTCCGGGCTTTTGAACCGACTCAAGCTGAAGAAACCTATTCGATGGTGACCGCCAACCGTTTTTGGTCACAAATTTTCGGGATTGCTTTTTCTAACAAACGTTGGTTACACTTTTTCATGTTATTCGTGCCGGTCACGGGTCTGTGGATGAGTTCTATCGGCATTGTTGGTTTAGCTCTGAACCTACGGGCTTATGATTTCGTTTCCCAAGAGTTACGGGCGGCCGAAGATCCTGAATTTGAAACGTTCTATACTAAGAACATTCTGTTAAATGAAGGTCTGCGGGCTTGGATGGCTCCTGCGGATCAACCCCACGAAAACTTTATTTTCCCTGAGGAGGTATTACCGCGTGGTAACGCTCTCTAA
- a CDS encoding photosystem II 44 kDa subunit reaction center protein, with product MVTLSNTSYVGGRDLESTGFAWWSGNARLINLSGKLLGAHVAHAGLIVFWAGAMTLFEVAHFVPEKPMYEQGLILIPHMATLGWGVGPGGEVIDIFPYFVIGVLHLISSAVLGLGGIYHAVRGPEILEEYSSFFGYDWKDKNQMTNIIGYHLIILGLGAFLLVFKAMFFGGVYDTWAPGGGDVRVIANPTLNPAAIFGYLVKAPFGGEGWIIGVDNMEDIIGGHIWIGLICISGGIWHILTKPFGWARRAFIWSGEAYLSYSLGALSLMGFIAASYVWFNNTAYPSEFYGPTNAESSQSQSFVFLVRDQKLGANIGSAQGPTGLGKYLMRSPTGEIIFGGETMRFWDFRGPWLEPLRGPNGLDLNKLKNDIQPWQIRRASEYMTHAPNGSINSVGGIITEAQGFNYVNPRAWLAGFHFIVGFFFLIGHLWHAGRARAAVAGFEKGIDRKSEAVLSMPDLD from the coding sequence GTGGTAACGCTCTCTAATACTTCTTATGTCGGCGGCCGTGACCTAGAATCCACTGGATTCGCCTGGTGGTCAGGTAATGCCCGTTTGATTAATTTGTCTGGTAAGTTGCTGGGCGCTCACGTTGCTCACGCTGGTTTGATCGTGTTCTGGGCTGGGGCGATGACACTGTTTGAAGTGGCTCACTTCGTTCCCGAAAAGCCCATGTATGAACAGGGTTTGATCCTGATCCCCCACATGGCTACCCTCGGTTGGGGTGTGGGCCCTGGTGGTGAAGTGATTGATATCTTCCCCTACTTCGTGATTGGGGTTCTGCACTTAATTTCCTCTGCGGTTTTGGGTTTAGGCGGTATTTATCATGCCGTCCGTGGCCCTGAAATTTTAGAAGAATATTCTTCTTTCTTTGGTTATGACTGGAAAGACAAAAACCAAATGACCAATATTATCGGGTATCACCTGATTATATTGGGTCTGGGGGCTTTCCTGTTAGTGTTCAAAGCCATGTTCTTTGGGGGTGTCTATGACACTTGGGCCCCAGGTGGTGGCGATGTCCGTGTGATTGCCAATCCGACTTTGAACCCGGCCGCGATCTTTGGCTATTTAGTTAAAGCTCCGTTTGGGGGAGAAGGCTGGATCATCGGTGTTGACAACATGGAAGACATCATCGGCGGTCACATCTGGATTGGTCTGATCTGCATTTCCGGTGGTATCTGGCACATCCTAACCAAACCCTTTGGCTGGGCGCGTCGGGCTTTCATCTGGTCTGGAGAGGCTTATCTGTCTTACAGTTTAGGCGCTCTGTCTTTGATGGGCTTTATCGCTGCTTCCTATGTTTGGTTTAATAATACCGCTTATCCCAGTGAGTTCTACGGCCCCACAAACGCTGAATCTTCTCAGTCTCAGTCCTTTGTGTTCTTAGTCCGTGACCAAAAACTGGGTGCGAATATTGGTTCGGCCCAAGGCCCGACAGGTCTGGGTAAATACCTGATGCGTTCTCCGACTGGGGAAATCATCTTTGGTGGTGAAACCATGCGCTTCTGGGATTTCCGTGGCCCTTGGTTAGAGCCTCTGCGTGGGCCTAATGGTCTTGACCTCAACAAGCTGAAAAACGATATCCAACCTTGGCAAATTCGTCGGGCTTCTGAGTACATGACCCACGCCCCTAACGGTTCGATTAACTCCGTGGGTGGGATTATTACCGAAGCTCAAGGGTTTAACTATGTTAACCCCCGGGCTTGGTTGGCTGGTTTCCACTTCATCGTGGGTTTCTTCTTCTTGATTGGTCACCTCTGGCACGCCGGTCGCGCCCGGGCTGCGGTGGCTGGCTTCGAGAAAGGCATTGACCGGAAATCGGAAGCTGTACTTTCTATGCCTGATTTAGACTAG
- a CDS encoding glycosyl transferase family protein yields the protein MFSIYILTANEEIDIADCIESALLSDDVIVVDSLSQDRTVEIAQQYPVRVLQHRFESHGKQRTWMLQEIPTKHDWVYILEADERMTPELFTECLQAIQSDDYIGYYVAERVIFLGNWIRRSTQYPRYQMRLFHKDKVWFTDYGHTEREVCDGSTGFIRETYPHYTCSKGLSRWIDKHNRYSTDEAVETLRQLQTGTVNWKDLLLGSSEVERRRALKDLSLRLPFRPLIRFVYMYFLLGGFLDGRSGFSWCILQAFYEYLILLKVWEVENSPQLYDLGLETSKKVESQNVISNLGTSDS from the coding sequence ATGTTTTCAATTTATATTCTCACCGCAAACGAAGAAATTGATATTGCGGATTGTATTGAGTCTGCATTATTATCAGATGATGTGATTGTGGTGGATTCTTTGAGCCAAGATCGCACCGTTGAAATTGCCCAACAATATCCAGTTAGGGTGTTACAACATCGTTTTGAAAGTCACGGAAAACAGCGCACATGGATGTTACAGGAAATTCCGACCAAACACGATTGGGTCTACATTTTAGAAGCCGATGAACGGATGACTCCTGAATTGTTTACAGAATGTTTACAGGCGATTCAAAGTGATGATTATATTGGATATTATGTTGCCGAAAGAGTGATATTTTTGGGAAATTGGATTCGACGCAGTACCCAATATCCTCGGTATCAAATGCGTCTATTTCACAAGGATAAAGTTTGGTTTACCGATTATGGTCATACGGAACGGGAAGTTTGTGATGGCTCGACGGGATTTATTCGAGAAACCTATCCCCATTATACCTGTAGTAAAGGGTTATCCCGTTGGATTGATAAACATAATCGTTACTCAACGGATGAAGCAGTAGAAACCCTGCGACAGTTACAGACGGGAACTGTGAATTGGAAGGATTTATTATTAGGAAGTTCGGAAGTTGAACGACGACGAGCCTTAAAAGATTTATCCTTACGTTTACCGTTTAGACCTCTGATTCGCTTTGTTTATATGTACTTTTTATTGGGAGGATTTTTAGACGGTCGTTCTGGGTTTTCTTGGTGTATTTTACAAGCCTTCTATGAATATTTGATTCTACTTAAAGTTTGGGAAGTTGAAAATTCTCCTCAACTGTATGATCTGGGTTTAGAGACTTCAAAAAAAGTCGAGTCCCAGAACGTTATCTCCAATCTGGGAACATCAGACTCTTAG
- a CDS encoding rfaE bifunctional protein, with protein MTAYLYTLTELQEDITLNPQRWRPLVFTNGCFDLIHAGHVRYLQAAKALGRSLVVGLNSDSSVQTLKPQKPGHPPRPIVPEAQRAEVLASLKPIDGVVIFSETTADYLIQTLKPDIYVKGGDYTLETLPEAPIVQAYGGQVAFINIEVPSSTSALIQRILNG; from the coding sequence ATGACTGCTTATCTTTACACCTTAACCGAATTACAAGAAGACATCACCTTGAATCCTCAACGATGGCGTCCCCTGGTTTTTACCAATGGTTGTTTTGATTTAATTCATGCGGGTCATGTTCGCTATTTACAGGCAGCTAAGGCATTAGGACGATCACTGGTGGTCGGATTAAATAGCGATTCATCTGTCCAAACCCTGAAACCTCAAAAACCCGGACATCCTCCCCGCCCCATCGTCCCAGAAGCACAACGGGCTGAAGTCTTAGCTAGTCTGAAGCCCATTGATGGGGTAGTAATTTTTTCCGAAACCACCGCCGATTATCTCATCCAAACCCTGAAACCCGATATTTATGTTAAAGGTGGAGACTATACCTTAGAAACCTTGCCAGAAGCCCCGATTGTACAAGCCTATGGGGGTCAAGTTGCCTTCATTAATATTGAAGTCCCCTCCTCCACCAGCGCCCTAATTCAAAGGATTCTCAACGGTTAA
- a CDS encoding GUN4-like protein, translating to MTDLTTSPQENYAMSADELRSGLFSASAKAQFQLLETLTQGGETVWEVLMEFLLKQQSNPFSLINGKVYQILYTAIPTSEKVSHFLKLHFPTGIVPLKSDTGIDYIPLQTLLAQQDFLEADKLSVQKLCELAGSSAVQRKWLYFSEIERFPITDLQTIDSLWCIHSEGKFGYSVQRELWLGVNKNWDKLWPKIGWRTGRNWTRYPQGFTWDLTAPKGHLPLSNQLRGVRVIEALLSHPAWSQSQPSVTIR from the coding sequence ATGACTGACCTGACCACTTCCCCCCAAGAGAACTATGCCATGAGTGCAGATGAATTGCGCTCTGGGCTTTTTAGTGCCTCAGCAAAGGCTCAATTCCAACTATTAGAAACATTAACCCAAGGTGGGGAAACGGTTTGGGAAGTGTTAATGGAATTTTTATTAAAACAACAATCTAATCCCTTTAGTTTAATTAACGGTAAAGTTTATCAAATTTTATATACCGCTATTCCCACTTCCGAAAAAGTGAGTCATTTTTTAAAACTTCATTTTCCTACGGGAATTGTTCCCTTAAAATCCGATACCGGAATTGATTATATTCCCCTACAAACCTTACTCGCCCAACAAGACTTTTTAGAAGCGGATAAATTAAGCGTACAAAAACTTTGTGAATTAGCTGGAAGTTCTGCGGTACAAAGAAAGTGGCTTTATTTTTCCGAAATTGAACGATTCCCGATTACGGATTTACAAACCATTGATAGCCTTTGGTGTATCCATTCCGAGGGTAAATTCGGCTATTCTGTCCAGCGAGAACTTTGGCTGGGTGTGAATAAAAATTGGGATAAATTATGGCCTAAAATTGGCTGGCGCACGGGTCGCAATTGGACACGCTACCCCCAAGGATTTACCTGGGATTTAACCGCCCCAAAGGGTCATCTTCCCCTATCTAATCAGTTACGGGGCGTTAGAGTCATCGAAGCCCTACTCTCCCATCCAGCTTGGTCGCAGTCTCAACCCTCAGTGACAATCAGATAA